The DNA segment TGTTATAATATAAGCTGGTTGAGTTAATTTAAATGCTAGTTTTTCTAAGAGTATTTTACCAGATTATAATTTTATTTTATGAAACCATAACCATGTATATGTCGTTTACATTAGTTCCAGTCGGCCCGGTGATTATCTCCCCTCCAACCTTTGAGAAAAAACTATTAGAGTCAAAGTTTAAAAGATAACTTAACGGGTCTAAACTTTTATCTAATGCTTTTCTAAAAGTATCCGCATCTGCGATAGCGCCTGCAGCTTTACTGTTGCCGTCAACGCCGTCTGTTCCGATACAGCAAATAGTTATATTATCCGAGTATTTGATTCGTGTAAGAGCGCTTAAACTAACAGTTTGATTTCGCCCCCCTAGCCCTGGTTCGCCTTTTAAAGTTACAGTGCTTTCACCGCCGCATATTATTAAAGCAGGTTTTTTCACAGGTTTATTTGTTCTTGCAACCTCTTCAGCGATCGCTATTAGGAATACACCCAGCTCTTTAGCTTCACCTTCAATCATCGATGTTAATAGCAGAGGGTTTAACCCTATTTTTTTAGCTTTTAAGATTATAGTGTTTAAAGCAACTCTATTACTACCTATGACTAAATTTGTAGTGTTTTCAAATACAGGGTCGTCTTCTTTAGGTGTTTCAGCAACTAAGCCTTCAACCCCTTTATTTATATAATCTACTACTGAGGTGGGTAGCTTATCTTTAATACTGTATTTTTCGAGTATATGTAAGCAGTCTTTGAATGTTGTTTGATCAGGCGCTGTTGGCCCAGCGCTTATCGTGTCGACTCTATCACCTACAACATCTGATATAATTAAACTTATTAGTTTTCTAGGATACGCGTGTTGTGCTAATCTCCCACCAGCCAAATTCGATAAATGTTTTTTTATAGCATTCATTTCAACAATATTAGCTCCTGAGGATAATAGTACCCTATGAGTTTGTTGAATATCTTTTAAAGACACTTCTCTAACAGGATATGTTAATAGAGCGGATGCGCCGCCGGTTAGTAAGCAAATAATTAAGTCTTTTTCATCAGCCTCTTTAACTATTCTAAGAATACTTTCAGCGGCTTGAATACACCGTTCATCAGGGATAGGATGAGAGGCTTCTATAATTTTAATCTTACTTGTTTTAAAATATTTAGCTGTCCCTGATAAAACAGCGACAACACCATTATCTATGTACTCGCCCAGCTTTTCCTCTAAAGCTTCTGCAAGATACCCGCTTCCTTTACCACCCCCTACTACATGAACTGTGTTAAATTTATTTTTGTCTATTTTAACACCAGCGATTTTAATATATTCTCTTTCAACAAATATTTTATCTGCGAGGAGATTTCGCGGGTGAACTGAGGTTAAAGCATCCTCAACAATATCTAAGATAACTCGCCTATCTTTTTTATGTTTTTCAGTTAAGGCGCTATCAATTATTTCATCTTTATTTTTTATTTTCACTTCTCTCCCTCTCTTAAATAACTCTGTTAGGGGGGTTTAAACCTTTCGCGAAAGCTATAAGATTCTCCGCAACCACCTCAGCCATCCTGGTTCGTGTTTCAACGCTTGCGCTGCCAATATGCGGTGTCAGCACGACGTTATCCATTTTTAGAAGAGGGTTATCTTCCTCAATAGGTTCAATTTCGAAAACATCTAATCCAGCGCCGCTTATCCACCCTTCTTTTAAAGCTTTAATTAAAGCTTTTTCATCTATTACTTTCCCTCTAGAGGTGTTTACTAAGTAAGCGTTTTTCTTCATCATTTTAAACTCTTTTTCACCCAGCATATGGTATGTTTGCTCGGTTAGTGGTGTATGAATC comes from the Candidatus Odinarchaeum yellowstonii genome and includes:
- a CDS encoding glycerate kinase; its protein translation is MKIKNKDEIIDSALTEKHKKDRRVILDIVEDALTSVHPRNLLADKIFVEREYIKIAGVKIDKNKFNTVHVVGGGKGSGYLAEALEEKLGEYIDNGVVAVLSGTAKYFKTSKIKIIEASHPIPDERCIQAAESILRIVKEADEKDLIICLLTGGASALLTYPVREVSLKDIQQTHRVLLSSGANIVEMNAIKKHLSNLAGGRLAQHAYPRKLISLIISDVVGDRVDTISAGPTAPDQTTFKDCLHILEKYSIKDKLPTSVVDYINKGVEGLVAETPKEDDPVFENTTNLVIGSNRVALNTIILKAKKIGLNPLLLTSMIEGEAKELGVFLIAIAEEVARTNKPVKKPALIICGGESTVTLKGEPGLGGRNQTVSLSALTRIKYSDNITICCIGTDGVDGNSKAAGAIADADTFRKALDKSLDPLSYLLNFDSNSFFSKVGGEIITGPTGTNVNDIYMVMVS